The DNA window CACCAGAGGGTGAGCTGACTCTCGCGTTGGGCCTCGCGCACGAAGTAACGGTCCGAGCGAGCGAAGAGCTTCCAGTCGATACGCGACGGATCATCGCCGGGCTCGTAGGCGCGGTACTGGTTGAACTCCAGGCCCGCCCCGCGCTGGCGGCTCACGTGAATCCCACTCAGCATCCCTTCGACCACGCGATGGGCCACCAAGCGCAAATCGCGCAGCTGCGCGAGGGAGCGAGGATCGATGAGACTGTCGACCGCCATCGCCAGCAATGCCTAGAGGCTGGGCGCCGCGGGGGCAGGCAGGGCCTCGAGCAGCGTGGCCACCACGTCGGACACGTCCTTGCCTTCCGCTTCCGCGTGGAAGTTCAGGAGCACGCGATGGCGCAACACGGGCA is part of the Pseudomonadota bacterium genome and encodes:
- a CDS encoding AAA family ATPase — protein: PVLRHRVLLNFHAEAEGKDVSDVVATLLEALPAPAAPSL